In one window of Haemophilus parainfluenzae DNA:
- a CDS encoding inorganic diphosphatase, protein MADFNQILTPGDVDAGIINVVNEIPEGSCHKIEWNRKVAAFQLDRVEPAIFAKPTNYGFIPQTLDEDGDELDVLLLTRQPLATGVFLEAKVIGVMKFVDDGEVDDKIVCVPADDRDTGNAYNSLADVPAQLIKQIEFHFNNYKALKKPGSTKVTHWGDVEEAKEVIRESIKRWNER, encoded by the coding sequence ATGGCTGATTTTAATCAAATTTTAACGCCAGGCGATGTAGATGCCGGCATTATCAATGTGGTAAATGAAATTCCAGAAGGTAGCTGCCACAAAATCGAATGGAACCGTAAAGTTGCGGCATTCCAATTAGACCGTGTTGAGCCAGCGATCTTCGCAAAACCAACTAACTATGGTTTCATTCCACAAACTTTAGACGAAGATGGCGATGAGTTAGATGTTTTATTATTAACTCGCCAACCACTTGCGACAGGTGTATTCCTTGAAGCAAAAGTAATCGGTGTAATGAAATTCGTTGATGATGGCGAAGTGGACGATAAAATCGTTTGTGTGCCAGCAGATGACCGCGATACCGGCAATGCATATAACAGCCTTGCAGATGTACCTGCACAATTAATCAAACAAATTGAATTCCACTTCAACAACTATAAAGCATTGAAAAAACCAGGTTCAACGAAAGTGACTCACTGGGGTGATGTAGAAGAAGCGAAAGAAGTGATTCGTGAATCAATCAAACGTTGGAATGAACGTTAA
- a CDS encoding MerR family transcriptional regulator, whose product MTYTTAKAAEKIGISAHTLRFYDKEGLLPNVGRDEHGNRRFTDNDLQWLSLLQCLKNTGMSLKDIKRFAECTTIGDDTIDERLALFESQTENVKCQIAELKRYLNLLEYKLAFYQKAKALGSVEAVNLPQIPETT is encoded by the coding sequence ATGACTTACACCACCGCTAAAGCTGCCGAAAAAATCGGTATCTCCGCCCACACTTTACGTTTTTATGACAAAGAAGGCTTATTGCCTAACGTTGGGCGCGATGAACACGGCAATCGCCGTTTTACTGATAACGACTTGCAATGGTTGAGTTTATTACAATGCTTGAAAAATACAGGAATGAGCTTAAAAGACATCAAACGCTTCGCTGAATGTACCACCATTGGCGACGATACCATTGACGAACGCCTAGCACTATTTGAAAGCCAAACGGAAAATGTGAAGTGTCAAATTGCTGAATTAAAACGCTATTTAAACTTGCTAGAATACAAGTTAGCATTTTATCAAAAAGCCAAAGCATTAGGCTCGGTGGAAGCCGTGAATTTGCCGCAGATTCCTGAAACGACTTAA
- the fghA gene encoding S-formylglutathione hydrolase — MKLIEQHQIFGGLQQVWAHDAQTLQCEMKFAIYLPNNPENRPLGVIYWLSGLTCTEQNFITKSGFQRYAAEHQVIVVAPDTSPRGEQVPNDAAYDLGQGAGFYLNATEQPWATNYQMYDYILNELPTLIEANFSTNGKRSIMGHSMGGHGALVLALRNHERYQSVSAFSPILSPSLVPWGEKAFTAYLGEDREKWQQYDASSLIQQGYKVQGMRIDQGLEDEFLLTQLRTEDFIETCRAANQPVDVRFHKGYDHSYYFIASFIGEHIAYHAAFLK; from the coding sequence ATGAAACTGATTGAACAACATCAAATTTTTGGCGGTTTGCAACAAGTTTGGGCACATGATGCCCAAACGCTTCAATGCGAAATGAAATTTGCCATCTATTTGCCAAATAATCCGGAAAATCGACCGCTTGGTGTGATTTATTGGCTTTCTGGCTTAACTTGTACTGAACAAAATTTCATTACCAAATCAGGCTTTCAGCGTTATGCAGCAGAACATCAAGTGATTGTGGTTGCCCCTGATACTAGCCCTCGTGGAGAGCAAGTGCCGAACGATGCGGCTTACGATTTAGGGCAAGGTGCGGGCTTTTATCTTAATGCGACCGAGCAGCCTTGGGCGACGAATTATCAGATGTATGATTATATCTTGAATGAATTGCCTACTTTAATTGAAGCAAATTTCTCTACCAACGGCAAACGTTCTATTATGGGACATTCAATGGGCGGACACGGCGCATTGGTATTGGCACTACGAAACCACGAACGTTATCAAAGTGTTTCTGCCTTTTCGCCTATTTTATCGCCAAGCCTCGTGCCTTGGGGAGAAAAAGCCTTTACTGCTTATTTAGGCGAAGATCGTGAAAAATGGCAGCAATATGATGCCAGCTCGCTCATTCAACAAGGTTATAAAGTGCAAGGTATGCGCATTGATCAGGGCTTAGAAGATGAGTTCTTGCTAACACAATTACGCACCGAAGATTTTATCGAAACCTGTCGTGCGGCAAATCAACCGGTCGATGTGCGCTTCCATAAAGGCTACGATCATAGCTATTACTTCATCGCCAGTTTTATTGGTGAGCATATTGCGTATCATGCGGCATTTTTGAAGTAG
- a CDS encoding S-(hydroxymethyl)glutathione dehydrogenase/class III alcohol dehydrogenase: protein MKSRAAVAFAPNQPLQIIEIDVEMPRKGEVLIRNTHTGVCHTDAFTLSGSDPEGVFPVVLGHEGAGVVVAVGEGVLSVKPGDHVIPLYTAECGECEFCRSGKTNLCVSVRDTQGKGLMPDGTTRFSYQGQPIYHYMGCSTFSEYSVVAEVSLAKINPEANHEQVCLLGCGVTTGIGAVHNTAKVQEGDSVAVFGLGAIGLAVVQGARQAKAGRIIAIDTNPAKFELAKQFGATDCLNPNDYDKPIKDVLLDINKWGIDHTFECIGNVNVMRQALESAHRGWGQSIIIGVAGAGQEISTRPFQLVTGRVWKGSAFGGVKGRSELPKMVEDSMKGDIQLEPFVTHTMTLDQINEAFELMHEGKSIRTVIHY, encoded by the coding sequence ATCAAATCTCGTGCGGCGGTCGCATTTGCGCCAAATCAACCTTTACAAATTATAGAAATCGATGTAGAAATGCCTCGCAAAGGCGAAGTATTAATCCGCAACACTCACACTGGCGTGTGTCATACTGATGCATTTACGTTATCAGGAAGTGATCCTGAAGGCGTATTCCCAGTGGTCCTTGGGCACGAAGGTGCCGGTGTGGTTGTTGCTGTGGGCGAAGGTGTGTTAAGCGTAAAACCAGGTGATCACGTGATTCCACTTTACACTGCAGAATGTGGCGAATGTGAATTTTGTCGTTCAGGTAAAACCAACTTATGCGTCTCAGTGCGTGATACGCAAGGTAAAGGTTTAATGCCGGACGGCACGACGCGTTTTTCTTATCAAGGTCAGCCAATTTATCATTATATGGGCTGTTCGACCTTTAGTGAATATTCTGTTGTTGCAGAAGTGTCACTGGCGAAAATTAACCCAGAAGCAAATCATGAACAAGTATGTTTACTTGGTTGCGGCGTTACCACAGGTATTGGTGCGGTGCATAACACAGCAAAAGTGCAAGAAGGCGACTCTGTTGCGGTGTTTGGCTTGGGAGCGATTGGTTTAGCGGTGGTACAAGGTGCTCGTCAAGCTAAAGCGGGTCGTATTATTGCTATTGATACCAATCCTGCAAAATTTGAGTTGGCAAAACAGTTTGGTGCAACGGATTGTTTAAATCCGAATGATTACGATAAACCGATTAAAGATGTGTTGTTAGACATCAACAAATGGGGCATTGACCATACCTTTGAATGTATCGGCAACGTAAACGTAATGCGTCAAGCATTAGAAAGTGCACACCGTGGTTGGGGACAATCCATTATCATCGGCGTAGCAGGTGCAGGACAAGAAATTTCAACGCGCCCGTTCCAGTTGGTCACAGGCCGTGTTTGGAAAGGTTCAGCGTTTGGTGGCGTGAAAGGTCGTTCTGAACTGCCGAAAATGGTAGAAGATTCAATGAAAGGCGACATCCAGTTAGAACCGTTTGTGACCCACACAATGACACTCGATCAAATCAATGAAGCCTTTGAGTTAATGCACGAAGGTAAATCGATCCGCACTGTTATTCATTACTAA